A segment of the Acidimicrobiia bacterium genome:
TACAACGGGCGCAACGGTGTCTTCAGCAAGCTCACCGCCATCTCCGTTGGAGATTCGTTTGAAGTGGCTTACGACGACGGTTCCTACCGCTCGTTCGTTGTCACCGAGGTTGCCCAATACGGCAAGACGGAATTGCCATTCGATCGCATCTTCTCGAAGGACAGCGACCCCGGTGTGGTTCTCATCACCTGTGGCGGGACATTCAATCAATCATTGCGATCGTATGAGGACAACGTCGTGGTCTATGGAACTCCCGCCCCCAGCTCACCCTGAGCGAGGGAGTTGTTCCAGCTCTCCTGTGTCTCTTTGGAGCCTACGGATCCAGTGGCATCGCTGGCACATCGACCTGACGGGCCGCCGCTACTGACGAGGTGACCGTCCGGTGTCGCCCTGGCCGGGTTCGAGTCCCTTGACGTCGGATCGTTCCTTGTCCCGGATCGCCATGAGGATCTTTTCGGCAGTGGCGGGAAGATCGGTGATTCGTACCCCAACCGCGTCATAAATCGCGTTGAGGATGGCTGGAGCGGTCGGCACCAGGGTGGGCTCGCCCACCCCTTTGGCTCCAAACGGTCCAACCGGGTCGTAGCTTTCAATGATGTCGATATCGATCGGGGGCATGTCGAGGCTGGTCGGGATCAGATAATTGGTCAGGTTCGGGTTTATCTGGCGGCCCTTCGCATTGAACAGGATCTCTTCGGATAGCGCCATGCCGACTCCCATGGCGATGCCGCCTTCGACCTGTCCTTCGACGAGCGCCGGGTTGATGGCAGTACCGGAATCGTGGGCGGCGTACACATGGAGGATCTCGACCTCGCCGGTTTCGTCGTCTACTTCCACATCGGCTATCTGGGTCGCGTACACGTAGGCGGCGAACGGTTTGCCCTGACCGGTCTCGGGATCCATGGTGACGGTGGGGGGATTAAATGAAGCGCTCCCGAGCGGTGGTCGGCCTCTGGCGATCTGCGCCCCCATTGCAACATCGGCCAGCGATATCCGTTTCTCCGGGAAAGTCTTGACCTGGATCTGGTGGTTGGCAGCTTCGAGCTCTCTGACCTCGACGCCGAGCATGTCTGCGGCCACCTCGAGAAGAATCGACTTGGCTTCGGCGGCTGCCAGCCTGACCGCGTTGCCGGTCACGAAGGTGGTGCGACTGGCGATAGCGCCGGTATCCATCGGAGTGACGTCGGTATCGGCCGAAATGACATGGACGTCTTCGGCGGAGATGCCGAGTTCCTGGGCGACGATCTGACCAAGCACCGTCAGTGATCCCTGTCCGACCTCAACAGTCCCCGTCAGCAGGGTGGCGGTGCCGTCTTCGTTGACCTTGACGACCGCCGAACTCGGGTTGGCCGCCACCGTGAACCCGATCGGATACCACATGCATGCGATGCCCCGTCCGGCGTGCTTCATGTTCCTTCCTCCATCCACCCGCTGCGCTTGGCGGCGGCGAGCAGTGTTTCCTCGAGGGCGACGGCCTGGAGTACTTGCCCGGTATGGCTGATCGATCCTTCGGTGAATCCGTTGAGAAGTCTGATGGCCAGCGGGTCCATGCCGAGTGTGTTGGCAATCTCATCCATCTGGGACTCGTAGGCAAAGGCGACTTGAGGAGCGCCGAATCCCCGCATGGCGCCGGTGACCGTCTTGTTGGTGTAGACGGCGTGTCCTTCGACATGTACGTTCGGTATTCGATACGGCCCGGCGGCGAGAATCGCCGCCTTGCCAACCGTTGTTTCGCTCCACGAGGCGTAGGCGCCTCCATCCAAAACCAATCGTACGGAACGAGCGAGCAGGTGTCCGTCTTTGGCGACTCCAGTTTTGTAGTCCATGATTATCGGGTGTCTGGTTGTCGAGGCGATGAACTCGTCTTCCCGGTTGAAGGTTGCCTTGACCGGTCGGCGGGTCTTCTTGGCCAGCAAGGCGAGAATCGGCTCGGTCCTGATCTCGTTCTTGCCGCCGAAGTTCCCGCCGATGAAGGTGGCTGTCACCCGGATCCGGTTCATTGGCATTTGTAGAGTGCGGGCCAGGTCGGCTCTTCCGAGTGTGATCCGGCCGTTGCTCGAATACACGTGAAGTTGTCCGTCTGGCTCCCAAAGCGCAATGGCCGCGAAGGGCTCCATCGGGACGTGCTCGATCATCTGGGTGCTGTACCTGCGCTCAAAGATCTGATCGCTCTCGGCGAATCCCTTTTCGACATCGCCTCGGATGATCACCTTGGAGGCGTAGACGTTGTTGTCCCGGTGGATCTTTGGAGCGTCGGGGCGGATGGCTTCAAGGGGGTCGAACAGGGCGGGAAGTGGCTCGTATGCGACCTTGACGGCGGCTAACGCTTCGGTCGCCTGCTGTTCCGTTTCGGCGGCGATGGCCACGAGCCCGTCACCCTGATGGCGTACCCGATCGACTGCCAGGACCGGTTGATCCTGGTACGACGAACCGAACGAATTCTCAGGAATCTCGTCACCGGTAAGCGTCGCCACCACTCCAGGCATGGCCCGGGCGGCGGTTGTGTCAATGGACAGAATCCGGGCATGGGCCTCGGTGCTGCGCAGAATCTTCACGTGGAGCATGCCAGGGAAGGCGAGGTCGTCGATGTATCGAGTGCTACCCGTGAGGTGGGTTCGGATATCGAGTCGGGTGACTCGCTGACCCACGGCCGGGGTCTGTTGGTTGGCTCCGACCGTGAGAGCCTGGACGGCCGGGATCGGATCTCGAGTTACCGCGGGTAACTGGCCGACCCTGGGGTCGGCCA
Coding sequences within it:
- a CDS encoding molybdopterin-dependent oxidoreductase, coding for MKHAGRGIACMWYPIGFTVAANPSSAVVKVNEDGTATLLTGTVEVGQGSLTVLGQIVAQELGISAEDVHVISADTDVTPMDTGAIASRTTFVTGNAVRLAAAEAKSILLEVAADMLGVEVRELEAANHQIQVKTFPEKRISLADVAMGAQIARGRPPLGSASFNPPTVTMDPETGQGKPFAAYVYATQIADVEVDDETGEVEILHVYAAHDSGTAINPALVEGQVEGGIAMGVGMALSEEILFNAKGRQINPNLTNYLIPTSLDMPPIDIDIIESYDPVGPFGAKGVGEPTLVPTAPAILNAIYDAVGVRITDLPATAEKILMAIRDKERSDVKGLEPGQGDTGRSPRQ
- a CDS encoding xanthine dehydrogenase family protein molybdopterin-binding subunit, which produces MSEKPTKEKSADLGDLLADPRVGQLPAVTRDPIPAVQALTVGANQQTPAVGQRVTRLDIRTHLTGSTRYIDDLAFPGMLHVKILRSTEAHARILSIDTTAARAMPGVVATLTGDEIPENSFGSSYQDQPVLAVDRVRHQGDGLVAIAAETEQQATEALAAVKVAYEPLPALFDPLEAIRPDAPKIHRDNNVYASKVIIRGDVEKGFAESDQIFERRYSTQMIEHVPMEPFAAIALWEPDGQLHVYSSNGRITLGRADLARTLQMPMNRIRVTATFIGGNFGGKNEIRTEPILALLAKKTRRPVKATFNREDEFIASTTRHPIIMDYKTGVAKDGHLLARSVRLVLDGGAYASWSETTVGKAAILAAGPYRIPNVHVEGHAVYTNKTVTGAMRGFGAPQVAFAYESQMDEIANTLGMDPLAIRLLNGFTEGSISHTGQVLQAVALEETLLAAAKRSGWMEEGT